From Hyla sarda isolate aHylSar1 chromosome 5, aHylSar1.hap1, whole genome shotgun sequence, a single genomic window includes:
- the LOC130272959 gene encoding protein lifeguard 1-like — MQKGYPNSDNATLQTTSVYSVQNPAYSPQVPQYNMTYMPNPPPYSEHNPSLENASGYSAFPPPPHYAFTGDDGPKSDEEYPPEYTAPLQDSSPFSERTVRRAFIRKVYLTLTVQLIVTFGLVFMFTFWKTLRQWTWTNPYLLYALIPATFILVMVLACCDGARRKVPLNYILLAIFTVLEGCLLGSIAALYDADAVMWATGATILVTFGLTLFAFQTKWDFTIMSGGLMVALLVLLSFGILAAIFRSMWLNIVYACIGTFIFGMYLVVDTQLLLGGKHKYSLSPEEYIFAALNIYVDIVNLFLLLLRIFGSCS, encoded by the exons ATGCAGAAGGGTTATCCCAATAGCGACAATGCTACCCTACAGACAACCTCTGTGTATTCAGTTCAAAACCCGGCATACTCACCGCAGGTGCCACAATACAACATGACCTACATGCCAAATCCACCACCATATAGTGAGCATAACCCCTCACTGGAGAACGCCTCAGGGTATAGCGCCTTCCCGCCTCCCCCTCACTATGCCTTCACTGGTGACGACGGCCCCAAATCAGATGAGGAATATCCCCCAGAGTACACAGCACCATTGCAGGATTCCAGCCCATTCTCCGAACGTACAGTCAGAAGAG CTTTTATCCGGAAGGTCTACCTGACATTGACCGTACAGCTGATTGTAACATTTGGTCTCGTATTCATGTTTACATTTTG GAAAACACTGAGACAATGGACGTGGACAAACCCGTATCTTCTATATGCACTTAT ACCTGCCACCTTTATTCTCGTTATGGTACTTGCCTGCTGCGACGGCGCCCGACGGAAAGTTCCATTAAACTATATACTACTTGCAATTTTT ACTGTGTTAGAAGGCTGCTTACTGGGATCTATTGCAGC GTTATATGATGCTGATGCTGTGATGTGGGCCACTGGAGCCACCATACTTGTTACTTTCGGACTAACCCTTTTTGCTTTTCAAACAAAG TGGGATTTCACCATTATGTCTGGAGGCCTTATGGTTGCGCTCTTGGTGTTACTGTCGTTTGGCATACTCGCTGCTATTTTCAGGTCAATG TGGTTGAATATCGTCTATGCGTGCATTGGGACCTTCATTTTTGGAATG TACCTGGTTGTGGACACACAGCTGCTCCTTGGTGGAAAGCACAAATACTCGCTGAGCCCTGAGGAATATATCTTTGCTGCTCTGAACATTTACGTGGACATTGTCAATCTCTTCTTGCTCCTCCTGCGGATCTTTGGGTCGTGTAGTTAG